One bacterium DNA segment encodes these proteins:
- a CDS encoding DUF2703 domain-containing protein produces MASDTVTSSAQGHYDQRVEIDFLYLDLGTCSRCLGSNESLREALEAVRPALEATGTQVEVRKTLVESAQQAKVLQFVSSPTIRG; encoded by the coding sequence ATGGCATCAGATACGGTGACGAGTTCGGCACAGGGACACTACGATCAGCGGGTCGAGATCGACTTTCTCTACCTGGACCTCGGCACGTGCTCTCGCTGCCTCGGGAGTAACGAGAGCTTGCGGGAAGCCTTAGAGGCGGTTCGACCTGCTCTTGAGGCGACCGGGACGCAAGTAGAGGTCCGCAAGACGCTGGTTGAGTCGGCCCAGCAGGCGAAGGTCTTGCAGTTCGTCAGCTCGCCAACGATTCGGGGTTAA